The Micromonospora violae DNA segment CAGACGGCGTACACACCCTGGTCGCCGCCGCCGCTCGACTTGCCCTTGCCAGCGTGCACCAGCACGAGGTGGTCGATCACGCCGTCCGGCTCGAAGAAGTTGCCGTCACCGTCGCGGTCGGCCTGGTCCTCGATGTCGTAGTCGGCCCACGGGAAGTCCGGGTCCTTCGCGGCGAGTGCCTCGATCGCGTCGCCCGCCAGGCGACCGGCGCCGGCCGGGTTGTCCGGGTGGCCGTTCATCGACTGCTCCCGGCCGGGGACCCAGTTGCCCTCCGCGTCCTGGGTGCAGCGGTTGGCCGCGTACCAGCCCTCCGAGTGCGGCACGGTGATCCACGGGCTGGCCTGCCCGTCCACCGTGTACGCGTTCTTGGACATCTCCAGGTACATGTTGTGCATCGTGCGACCGGAGAGGTCGATGCCCTTCTTGCCGTCCGGGCCCTTCAGGTCCGTGCGGACCCGCTCGGTGATGCCCTTCTTGCTGTAGAGCATCTTGTTGTAGTGCTGCGGCGAGAAGTCCGGCACCCACATCGAATTGTTGTCCTTGTGGGGCAACCTCGCCGGGTCCGGTATCTTGTTGTGCTTCGGCCCGTTCTGCACGGTGCCGGGGACGCAGGTGCGGTCCTCGAACACCGTCTTGGGGACCATCACGTTGGTGAAGTCGTCGTTGGCGTTGTTGTTGAACTCCACCAGCAGCGTGAGCAGCTTCGCCGTCTGGGTGGTCGGCGCCTTCTTGAACTGGCGGGGGTTCTTGCCCGTCTTCAGCGACTGGGCCTCGGCCTTGGCCAGCTGCCGTGCCGTCACCGGGTTGCCCCGGGCGTGCTTCTGGTCGAACTGGCGCGCGGACTCCGCGGCAGGGGTGTAGATGCCACCCTTGCCCTTCACCTCACGGCCGGTGGTGTCCGGCTGCACCTCGGGCTCGGCGTAGTTGATGTAGTACTCATCCGCACCGATCACCGCCCGGGGGGTGCTGGACGGCGTCTGGGCAGCCGCGCTGCCACTCACGGTCAGTGACGTGGCCGCGAGGGCGATGACGGGCAGCGCGACGAGTAGTCGTCGACGCGACCCCGGATGGGAGTTTCTGTTCATGCCACTCCGTTTCTCGGGCAGAGGACGTCGGGCGGATTCGATGTGCGTGAGGCTCCTCGAGGTCGCCCGACCAGCGAGAAAACTAAATGACGAACAACCCCCCACGGCCGGATCGTGATCGATGCGTTATCTGGTTAACCGGTTTATCACATGGCCCCTGCGGCGTCCTCCACAAAAGACAACGGTGGGTGACGGTCCGTCCGGACCGCCACCCACCGCTGGGGTACGCCCTCTCGTCAGTCCTCGTCGGACTTCGCGCCGCTCATCCCCGAGGAGATCAGGTCCATCACCGAGGAGTCCTGCAACGTGGTCACGTCGCCCAGCGACCGGTTCTCCGCCACGTCCCGCAGCAGCCGGCGCATGATCTTGCCCGAGCGGGTCTTCGGCAGCTCCGGCACCAGCATGATCTGCCGCGGCTTGGCGATCGGGCCGAGCGTCTTCGACACGTGGTTACGCAGGTCGGCGATGAGCTGCTCGCCCGCGTCACCAGCGATGTCCGTGCTGCCCCGCGGAATGGCGAACGCGACGATCGCCTGACCGGTGGTCGGATCGGTCGCGCCGACGACCGCCGCCTCGGCCACCGACGGGTGCGACACCAACGCCGACTCCACCTCGGTCGTCGAGATGTTGTGCCCGGACACCAACATCACGTCGTCCACCCGGCCGAGCAGCCAGATGTGCCCGTCGTCGTCCTTCTTCGCACCGTCGCCAGCGAAGTACATGCCCTGGAAACGCGACCAGTACGTGTCGATGAACCGGTCGTCGTCACCCCAGATGGTGCGCAGCATCGACGGCCACGGCTCGCGCAGCACCAGGTAGCCGCCCCCACCGTTCGGCACCGACTGGCCCTGGTCGTCCACCACGTCGGCCACGATGCCCGGCAGTGGCGTCATCGCCGAACCCGGCTTGGCCGAGGTCACCCCCGGCAACGGCGAGATCATGATGGCGCCGGTCTCGGTCTGCCACCAGGTGTCCACGACCGGCAGCTCGCCCCGGCCGATGTGCTGCCGGTACCAGATCCACGCCTCCGGGTTGATCGGCTCGCCGACGCTGCCCAGCAGCCGCAGCGACGACAGGTCGAACCCGGCCGGGATGTCGTCGCCCCACTTCATCATCGTCCGGATCAGGGTGGGAGCCGTGTACAGCACGCTCACCTTGTACCTGTCGACGATCTCCCAGAACCGGCCCTTGTGCGGGGTGTCCGGGGTGCCCTCGTACATGACCTGGGTGGCGCCGTTGGAGAGCGGGCCGTACACGATGTACGAGTGCCCGGTGACCCAACCGATGTCGGCCGTGCACCAGTAGACGTCCGTCTCCGGCTTCAGGTCGAACACCGCGTGCGTGGTGTACGACGCCTGGGTGAGGTAGCCGCCGGTGGTGTGCAGAATGCCCTTCGGGCGCGCCGTGGTGCCGCTGGTGTACAGGATGAACAGCGGGTGCTCGGCATCGAACGGCTGCGCGGTGTGCTCGGCCGACGCGGTCTCCACCGTCTCGTGCCACCAGTGGTCCTTCGCCGACCACGCCACCTCCTCGCCGGTACGGCGAACCACGAGCACGTGCTCCACCGACGGGCAGCTCGCCACCGCCTCGTCCACCGTCGGCTTCAACGCCGACGGCTTGCCCCGCCGGTAACCACCATCCGCGGTGATCACCACCTTGGCGCTGGCGTCCTGGATCCGGTTGCTCAACGAGTCCGCGGAGAAGCCACCGAAGACGACGCTGTGCGCGGCGCCGATCCGGGCGCACGCCAGCATCGCCACCGCCGCCTCCGGGATCATCGGCAGATAGATCGCCACCCGGTCACCGGCGGTCACCCCCAGGTCGGTGAGCGCGTTCGCCGCCTGGCAGGTCAGCGCGTGCAGGTCGGCGTACGTGATGGTGCGGGTGTCGCCCGGCTCGCCCTCCCAGTGGATCGCCACCTTGTCGCCCCGGCCCGCCTCGACGTGCCGGTCCAGGCAGTTGTACGCGACGTTGAGCTGCCCACCCACGAACCACTTCGCGAACGGCGGATTCGACCAGTCGAGCACCTCATCCCACTTCTTCGACCAGGCCAGACGGTCGGCCTGCTTCGCCCAGAAGGCCAGCCGGTCGGCCTCCGCCTCGGCGTACGCGTCGATGGTGACGTTGGCGTGCGCGGCGAGTTCGGCCGGCGGGGGGAACTGGCGCGTCTCGCTCAGCAGATTGGCCAATGCCTCGCTCATGCCGTGGCTCCTCATCCTCGGGGTGACCTGCGTCTCGATGGCACGAGGGTAGTCGCGGGGACCTCGACCGGCCACGGCTGCCCACTCCGTCGCGCCGAGTGGCCCCCGCCGCGCGCCCGACGGCCCTGTCCCCGTCCGTCGCGGACGGTTCTTGATCAACACGGGTTTCATGAAATCGGGGTGTCCGGCTCGCGTGAACCCCCCGATTTCACCAATCCCGTGTTGATCAAGGCTCGGCCGGCCGGCCAATCGCATCGGGTCGGGTGGTCCGGGTCGCGATGCGGGCGGGTGGGGCCCGCCGGGTCGGGTCGGGTCGTTAGCGTGGCGGGGTGACCACCGACCCGCTCGCGCCCCTGCTCGCGCTCGCCGACATCGCCGCCGCCGTCGAGCAGGCCCGCGAGCGGTTCGACCAGGCGCTCGGGCATCGGGCGCTGCGCCGCCACGGGGGACAGGTCGCCGCCGAGGTCAGCCTGCGCTCGGCGGTCGCCAGCGCGGCTCTCGAAGGGGCTGACCACGAGCGCGAGGCGGTCCGGGCCGGCACTGTGACCGACCCGGTGCTCCAGGGTGCGCTGCGGGTCGCCGGGGCGCTGCCGGGCCTCAGCGAGCTCTGGCCGAAGGCACCCCGCCAGGCGCTCGCGAAGCTGCACGTGCTCGCCGCCCGCGACCTGGTGTCGGAAGCCGAGCTGGGCCGCCCGGTGGCCGACCCCGTGGTCGCCACCCGGCTGGACGGGCTGGCCGGTCTCGTCGCCGGCGGCACGAAGGTCTCCCCGTTGGTGCTCGCCGCGGTCGTACACGGGGAGTTGCTGAACCTACGCCCGTTCGCCGGGCCGTCCGGTGTGGTGGCCCGCGGAGCCGCCCGGCTGGTGCTGCTCGCCAGCGGCCTCGACCCGCGCGGGCTGCTCGCCGTCGACGTCGGGCACCGTGAGAGGGAGCCCGAGTACGTCGGCGCGGCCGGTGCCTTCGCCACCGGCACCCCGGACGGGCTGCGCTCCTGGCTACGCCACTACATGGCCGCCGTCGAGGTCGGCGCCGACCAGCTCACCACCATCGGAGACGAAATCCTAGCCACCACCTGACCAGCCCCGCCGTCCCCAACCCGGCCCCGCCCCGCCCGCGCGCCCCGCTACCCCGGCCGCAGCCGGCTGCACGGCGTCGCCCCACCAGCGCGCCCCGCTACCCCGGCCGCAGCCGGCTGCGCCACGTCGCCCCGCCAGCGCGCCCCGCTACCCCGGCCGCAGCCGGCTGCGCCGCGTCGATCATGGAGTTGTGGTGCCCCGCAAAAGGTGCAGATGCGTCGAACGTGCCCACCGCAACTCCTTGATCGACGCTAGGGGCGGTGGGGCGGGGTGGGTCGGGCGGTGGGTGGGGTGGGTTAGGCGGTGGTGGCGGCGCGGGTGCGACGGTGTCGGCCGTACCAGGCGATGCCGATCGCCACACCTACCCCGACGCCCAGGGCCGCCGCGGCCACCGGGACCGCGGGTCGCTCCCGCAGGCGCCGACCCAGCGGAATCGGGTGCCGGAACTCCAGCACCGGCCACGCGTTCTCCGAGGCCAGCTTGCGTAGCTGCCGGTCCGGGTTGACCACGCTCGGGTGGCCGACGCACTCCAGCAGCGGGCGATCGCTGTACGAGTCGGAATAGGCGTACGAATCAGCCAGGTCGTAGTCCCGGGCGGCGGCCAACTCGCTGACCGCCTCGACCTTGCTCGGGCCGGCCGCGTAGAACTCGACCTCACCGCTGTACCGGCCGTCCCGCACCGTCATCCGGGTGGCGATCACGTCGGTCACCCCGAGCAACTCGCCGATCGGCCGGACCATCTCCTCGCCCGACGCCGACACCAGCACCACGTCCCGCCCTGCCGCCTGGTGCTCCTCGATCAGGGCGGCGGCTTCGGCGTACACATAGGGGTTGATCAGCTCGTGCAGTGTCTCCGCGACGATCTGGCGGACCTGCTCCACCTGCCAGCCCTTGCAGAGCGCGGCCAGGTAGTCCCGTGTTCGGGCCATGGTCTGCTCGTCGGTGCCGCCCAGCCGGAACATCAGCTGCGCGTACGCCGACTTGACCACGTCACGCCGGGTGATCAGCCCATCCCGGTAGAACGGCCTACCGAACGCCAGGGCGCTCGACTTGGCGATGACGGTCTTGTCCAGATCGAAGAAAGCGGCACTTCGGCCCACGGCGCGAAAGTCTAGCCGGATGGTCTATCGTCGGCGGGTGCCCGGGGTCATGCCACCCCTCAGACCTGCGGGCTGGCAGCATCATCTCCGCTCCGCGTGATGGCGCTCACACTCTGCGAGGATAATTTCGCAGTGAGTGGAGTCGGCACCACTCGACGTGACGGGCCCGCTCAGGCAGACTTGTCCGTACGACGAGCATTCACATCCTCGAAACAGGCAGACCCTCAGCGGTTGCACCCCCCGTGACCGCTGAGTGGTTCGGCTCGACCCCCCCGGAGCCGAACCTCCGACGACCCCCGTCTCCCCCCGACGGGGGTCGTCCCTTTGCCGGGAGCGCTTCCGGCCAGGTGACGGGGTGTCTCCCGGGTCGGCCGGTCGAGGCGACGGGCGGAAAGTCAGCGAATCGTCAGCCGAACCCGGTCGGCGTAATCCTCGGGCGTGTGCGTGTACCGGTCCAGCGTCGTCGACGCCTTCTCGTGCCCGACCACCCGCCGCACCACGTTGACCGGCACCCCGTCCGTCACCCGCCACGTGATGGTCACCCGCACGGCACTTCGACGACCTCGGTCAGACCGGTGGTGGTGTCGGTGCGCCGCAGGGCCAGAGGTCGGACGCAGACGCCGTTCTCTTCGGCGAGTTGCTTGAGCGCGTCCTTGGCAAAGGGCTTACGGAGCCGGTCCGCTCGGGCCCCGGGCGGGGCTGCTCGACGGGCGTGGTGGGGATGAGTTCGGGTTGCTTCACCGGTTCTGCTTCAGGTCGGAGCTGGTGCGAGGCGCGAACGCCGCTGCCGGCACGGGCACCAGCCCTGGCCGCCGCTGAACCGGCATCGTCGGGACCGGACGCAGGTTCGCAGGGCGAGGGTGTTTGTCGGTGTCCTTCACGGCGGTCGCCGCTTGGTTTTCGCCGGCGTTGTCGACGGGTGCCGCTGGGGTGGTAGAGAAGATGAGTTTGGACAGGCCGAGGAACGCCAGCGCGGGCACGGCCCATGTGGGCCGATCGGCGGCCCGCTTCCCTGCGGCATGTCTCGAACTCGCTACGGTGGGCTTAGCTCAACCGGGACCATGGCACTGGTGGATGGACCTCCGGTCTTTCCCGGGCGAGAGGCTGTGCAAGTCTGATCAACGATGTGATGGGGGATCGCTGGTGGGACAGCGGCACGTGCGGAAAATGCTGCGGAAGATGGCCGGCGGGCAGCCGGTGGAGGTCGAGCAGGTGGCCACGTTGCGCTCACTCGCCCTTATGGCCGCTGTTGCCGAGCAATTCGGTTACGCGTACACGGACACACGGCAGCGACACCGCAGCGGACCGCAGTTGTTCTTCGTACCCGACCCCCGTCCGCAGGCCCGCGAAAGGGCCGAGCGGAACCGAGTGCAGTACCCGGATGCTTCCACCGGGGGCCCACTGCCCCCCGTGGAACCCGACGTGCTGGAGCTGTTCAAGGCCCGCATCAGCTACGACCTCGAGGGCTGGAATGACGACAAGCAGCGAACGTGGCTCCTCTATGTCTTCCTCACCGTGCTGTGCGCGATCCTCGGTGTGCGGCTCGGGCTAGGAGCGACGTCCCCCACCGCCGCCGCGGCTGTCGCCGCCGTCGCCTGGGCGGCGCTGATGTCTGTCACCCTATTTCTGGTCTCCATTCGTCGACGCAGACGGGCTAAGTTCGCTGCCATCCTGGAGGCGGCCGGGTTCACGCAGACGACTGAGCAGAGCGGCCGGGAGCGGTATCTGCCGCTGACGTACCAGTAGGCCGCACAACCGCGGCGATCACGAACAGGGTGTCGGTGGTGGCGGAGAGTCGGTCGTGCCCGTTACGTGCCCGCGATGTCGGGTCTCAGGACACGCGTGACAGATCGGTTTCAGAACCTGCGTGGTGCAAGGACGTGCCTTTTCGTGCGCCGCGCCGCGAGAGAGGAATTCCCGACAAGCCTGATATCGCGACGGAAAGCAGGCCAAGGGCGGCTGCGGCTGGGACTGCTCGCGTGGCGCCGTACCCCGCACCGGCCGCGATGACTCCAGCGGCGATCGCCGCCGTGGACACCTGGGTCAACGTGAGCGTCGGAAACACTCGTCCCGCAGACCGAGTGAGCGGGGCGAGAACCACCATGGCGGTTACGGCGACAATGCCGGGCCAGATCATCCAACGAGCGTCGCTCGACCTGCCGGTGTCTACCGCGAACCAACCACACAGCAGCACGACCGCGACGGGGAAGGCCGCAAGGCTTGCCGCGACCGCCACGGTGCGGCGCTGGATCTCCCGATACCCCTTGAGTGCGCCCCTCGCTGTGGCGCTGTCTGGATTCACGGTGAGCGCTCGTTGGATGAGCTCTTTGAACCGTGCCGTGTCGCGACCGACCGCGAGGACATTCAAGGCGAGCAGGCTCAGCGCTTCGTGATCATCGGGTGCAAGCTCCACTGCTCTCTTCGCGTCGACATACGACTCCCGGTACCTGCTGATCTGCTGATGAGCCAGCGCGCGATAGCGGTAGGCCACCGCATCCTCGGGATTGATCTCGATTGCTCGGCTGGCGGCACCGACCGCGGCAGCCTCTTCGTCGAGCCCGATCAACGCGCCGGCGAGGCGGCGCCAGCCGACACCGTCGTCCGGATGCGTAGTCAGATGTTCGCGTAGCAGTGCGACGGCGGGCTCGAACTGCTTGGCCAGAACCAGCTCCCGTGCGCGTGCGACGGCATCGTCGCCGTTTCCGGACTCCAGCTGCATGCGGCTGCTCCTTGTCGCCCTCGATCAGCGGGCAAGGAAGTATCACCCGCGCCCGCGATGTCGGTGAAATTCCGCCCCACCTGGGCACGGACCGCGCGAACGCCACTCGGCGTGTAATTTCCCAGACGGGACGACCTGAGGGGGAACACGTGGCTGTTGGCGGCTTCTCGTCGAGACGGCTGGCTCGGGTGCAGGGGTTGCTTGAGCGCCACGTCGAGTCCGGCTTCGTCCCGGGCGTGGTGGCCGTCCTCGCCCGCCACGGGGAGGTGCACATCGAGTCGACGGGTCATCTCGCGTTCGAGGGCCCGGGGTCGCGGACGCCCATGGCGGGCGACACGATCTTTCGCCTGGGCTCGATGACGAAGCCGATCGTCGCCGTGTGCGCGATGACCCTCGTCGAGGACTGCACCCTCCGTCTTGACGACCCGGTCGACGATCTCCTCCCAGAGTTGGCGAACATGACGGTGTTAGTTGATCCGCACGGGCCGCTGGACGACACCGTCCCGGCGGCCCGCCCGATCACGCTGCGGGACGTCCTGGACGGCACCCTGGGCACCGGCATGGTCCCCGCCGAGCCGGGTACGGTCCCGATCGCCGACGCGCTGGACGCTCTCGTTTATCCGTCGCCGGACGAATGGATCCGCCAGCTCGGTGCCCTTCCGCTCGTTCATCAGCCGGGTGAGCGCTGGATGTACGACACCGCCGCCAATGTGGCCGGTGTGCTCATCGCCCGAGCCACCGGCATGTCGTTCGGGGATGCCGTACGCGAACGGGTCTGCAAGCCGCTCGGGATGACCGACACCGCGTTCAGCGTGGGAGGCGAGAGCATCGGCCGGTTGGCGACGGCGTACGAGCGTGACAACGCCACCACCGGCGAGCCGGTTGTCGAAGACGCCCCCGACGGGCGGTTCAGCCGACCGCGGCTGTTCGAATCCGGTGGCGGCGGGCTCGTCTCGACCGCCCAGGACTACCTTGCCTTCGCCTCGGCTCTGCTTGCCGGCGGCACCTACGGCGGCGAGCGGGTGTTGTCACGGCCGGCGGTGACGCTGATGACGAGTGATCACCTGACCCCGGCGCAGAAGGCCGTCTCCGGGTTCTGGCCCGGATACTTCGACGCCATCAGCTGGGGTCTCGGCATGTCGGTCCGCACCCGCCGCACCCACCTCGGGCCCTCGGTGGGCAGCTATGGATGGCCCGGCTTCTACGGCACCGTCTGGTACAACGATCCCGCCGAGGACCTGACGGCGATGGTGTTCATGCAGCGGGCGCACGCGGGCGACCAACGGCTGCCGATGTGGCAGGACTTCTGGACCACCGTCTACCAGGCGATCGACGACTGACCGCACCGCTCGTCTCCGGGTGGGCGGCACCCGCCCGAGGCCGCGCGGTAATCCCGGA contains these protein-coding regions:
- the acs gene encoding acetate--CoA ligase → MSEALANLLSETRQFPPPAELAAHANVTIDAYAEAEADRLAFWAKQADRLAWSKKWDEVLDWSNPPFAKWFVGGQLNVAYNCLDRHVEAGRGDKVAIHWEGEPGDTRTITYADLHALTCQAANALTDLGVTAGDRVAIYLPMIPEAAVAMLACARIGAAHSVVFGGFSADSLSNRIQDASAKVVITADGGYRRGKPSALKPTVDEAVASCPSVEHVLVVRRTGEEVAWSAKDHWWHETVETASAEHTAQPFDAEHPLFILYTSGTTARPKGILHTTGGYLTQASYTTHAVFDLKPETDVYWCTADIGWVTGHSYIVYGPLSNGATQVMYEGTPDTPHKGRFWEIVDRYKVSVLYTAPTLIRTMMKWGDDIPAGFDLSSLRLLGSVGEPINPEAWIWYRQHIGRGELPVVDTWWQTETGAIMISPLPGVTSAKPGSAMTPLPGIVADVVDDQGQSVPNGGGGYLVLREPWPSMLRTIWGDDDRFIDTYWSRFQGMYFAGDGAKKDDDGHIWLLGRVDDVMLVSGHNISTTEVESALVSHPSVAEAAVVGATDPTTGQAIVAFAIPRGSTDIAGDAGEQLIADLRNHVSKTLGPIAKPRQIMLVPELPKTRSGKIMRRLLRDVAENRSLGDVTTLQDSSVMDLISSGMSGAKSDED
- a CDS encoding oxidoreductase; the encoded protein is MTTDPLAPLLALADIAAAVEQARERFDQALGHRALRRHGGQVAAEVSLRSAVASAALEGADHEREAVRAGTVTDPVLQGALRVAGALPGLSELWPKAPRQALAKLHVLAARDLVSEAELGRPVADPVVATRLDGLAGLVAGGTKVSPLVLAAVVHGELLNLRPFAGPSGVVARGAARLVLLASGLDPRGLLAVDVGHREREPEYVGAAGAFATGTPDGLRSWLRHYMAAVEVGADQLTTIGDEILATT
- a CDS encoding HAD family hydrolase; amino-acid sequence: MGRSAAFFDLDKTVIAKSSALAFGRPFYRDGLITRRDVVKSAYAQLMFRLGGTDEQTMARTRDYLAALCKGWQVEQVRQIVAETLHELINPYVYAEAAALIEEHQAAGRDVVLVSASGEEMVRPIGELLGVTDVIATRMTVRDGRYSGEVEFYAAGPSKVEAVSELAAARDYDLADSYAYSDSYSDRPLLECVGHPSVVNPDRQLRKLASENAWPVLEFRHPIPLGRRLRERPAVPVAAAALGVGVGVAIGIAWYGRHRRTRAATTA
- a CDS encoding tetratricopeptide repeat protein, yielding MQLESGNGDDAVARARELVLAKQFEPAVALLREHLTTHPDDGVGWRRLAGALIGLDEEAAAVGAASRAIEINPEDAVAYRYRALAHQQISRYRESYVDAKRAVELAPDDHEALSLLALNVLAVGRDTARFKELIQRALTVNPDSATARGALKGYREIQRRTVAVAASLAAFPVAVVLLCGWFAVDTGRSSDARWMIWPGIVAVTAMVVLAPLTRSAGRVFPTLTLTQVSTAAIAAGVIAAGAGYGATRAVPAAAALGLLSVAISGLSGIPLSRRGARKGTSLHHAGSETDLSRVS
- a CDS encoding serine hydrolase domain-containing protein, yielding MAVGGFSSRRLARVQGLLERHVESGFVPGVVAVLARHGEVHIESTGHLAFEGPGSRTPMAGDTIFRLGSMTKPIVAVCAMTLVEDCTLRLDDPVDDLLPELANMTVLVDPHGPLDDTVPAARPITLRDVLDGTLGTGMVPAEPGTVPIADALDALVYPSPDEWIRQLGALPLVHQPGERWMYDTAANVAGVLIARATGMSFGDAVRERVCKPLGMTDTAFSVGGESIGRLATAYERDNATTGEPVVEDAPDGRFSRPRLFESGGGGLVSTAQDYLAFASALLAGGTYGGERVLSRPAVTLMTSDHLTPAQKAVSGFWPGYFDAISWGLGMSVRTRRTHLGPSVGSYGWPGFYGTVWYNDPAEDLTAMVFMQRAHAGDQRLPMWQDFWTTVYQAIDD